The Setaria viridis chromosome 6, Setaria_viridis_v4.0, whole genome shotgun sequence genome includes the window GTGTGCATCATACACACCAAGCTAGTCAAACTCTTGGAAGAGCTCGAAGCAATTGCAGAGCCCTCCTTTGTCCCCTGCCTGCTTTCGAGCGAGGGAAGGCACGGGCCACCGGGGGGCCAGCTGCAGGTATATTCCCAACCCAATTTAGCACtcgttacaaaaaaaaaaaaaaggtctaCAAGAACTGAAGATGCAGTCAGCAACTCGGAACCATATGCATTTGTTATCAACATTGTGCATCAGAGGAATCTTGACCTGGCAAAGCTAGCCAGCCATATCACAAGCCTAAGCTCATGCCTATCAGCTCACCCTAAAACCTCTGATAATAAAAAGCAGAAagagcaagacaaaacaatACAACAATTCCctccttgtttacttccctccaaactcccaactttgacactatgtaaaaagaagattccccatcacattaaacttgcggtacatgcatggaatactaaatgtagacgaaatcaaaaactaattgcacaattttgtgtACTTTGCGAggcgaatcttttgagcctaattagtcaatatttggacaataattcacaaatacaaacgaaacgttatagtgtcgcatttatggcaaaatgccaattttgcaactcccaacttgggaagtaaacaaggcctccGTAGGTTTAATCCAACGACATTATAGCAACAGGATCATTTTGATGTAAGACTGCAAAAAGTGCCCATGAGGCCTGCAATCTAAGGTACAGCCTACAGCGACTGCTGCATGTCCCTGTTGCAGTAACCTGTGGACTGTCGCACTCAGTCTAAACACACTTGCAGAGCTATGTATGATTCACTATGACATTGACAAATGAAAATCAAAGTCATGCATTCGCTTGCGACGGGGATTGCTTGGGAACCCCCCTACTGCAAGCAGCACCTTTTAGCAAATGGCTCACAACCTTCAACTATCATGATTCCTACCTAAGAAAGTAATCCACCTATCATGCCTATAGATCAATAAACCAATATAGTTCCAATCACAATTTCCCCCCTCCCTCTAGGCTCTTCGCAGGCAAGCCATTCTAAATCTGGTAAGAGCACAGCAGTGAGGAATTCAGATAGCCAGCTTCACTGGCATTGTCTATTGTTGAAAATTCATATTATAACAACCATCTCATATGTACAGACAGATCGACTGGAGAAGGGGAATCTGTACACATCCATCCCAGGTTAAAACTTCTCCCCCAACAGTAAAAAGAATTTCCACCAACTGTCAAAGACGAAAATAGCCAAAACCCCTATTGCTAATATTACCTCCAACCTTGTATGTAAACAGTAAAGCAATCATCTTATCTTGTAAGCCCAACCATGCTCGCTCAAAAATGCATGTACAGCTTCCTTGATGGCAAGATTCGGAACTAGCTGGTGTGGTTCAAGCGCCTCACGGGTCAAAGGGTCAAACTTCCCCACCTACAAATTAGGAGAGTTCATAATTTTGACACATAAAACACTAGTGTACTGTGAGAAATTGTTGATGTTCGTGTCAGTTACCGTTTGAAGATGGTCAAGAAGTACAGCCCTCTCATAAGTAACTCCACTTGGGGTGATCACTGGGTCTCTGAAGGTATCAAGTGTAATTTTGCAGCAGAGATGATCAGGAAcctgaaaataaataaattgaaTGATTAGACCAGTCAAGGCAACCAAGTAAACGTCATCTCAGGCAGGTTAGTACTTCTGCTGGAGTATCAGCCTTTGCAGCTTTCTTGAAAACTTCCTCTAGCTCATTTAGCTGTTCTTCAGGTTCATCTGCAGCTGGATTACCAAGGCTATTGTAATTCCTAAGAGCTTGTTTGCATTCTACCCTGTAAAACGATGAACAGATACATTAGGGTACTAGAGTACACCCCTGTGATACTAATTGAACAACACAGAAAATCTTCACTTACTTCAGCTTCTGCAATTGAAAGGCTCGCTCTCTTGATAAGCCTTCCCATTCGATGTATTTTGCTTTAGAAAGCTCTTGCCAAATCTCTTCAACCATGTAGCTTGCAGGATGTGCACCCCTTCCTAGCTCCAAGGACTAGTTTTGAAAATGTTTGGTTCATCAGTAAAAACAGAATAAAGAGAATTTGAATTCTAACTGAAATAACATAATCATCTGAAGAAAACTGGATTAAATGAGACATTCATAATTATGGTTTTCCTGTTCCTGTAGTTGTTGCACTAATTCTTGATTCTGGTTAAGATCAGAGTTTTCATCTTTATCAGATCAAGAGAACTAGGACAGGGCATCTTGATATTAATATTTTGTTAAGAATGGTTTGCCAATCCTGTGCTTATACGACTTATATTGTACATGACAGGATGGAACAGGAACAAAAGCCAGCACGTTCCccacaaaaaaaagaaggaataaAGGCCAGCTTAAGGCGAAGTTGGACCATGACCCCACAAGTAGAACAATATTTTATTTATACGTAGTTGAGGTAACTGAGGGAGGTCATCAACTTAGTAAAGGAATAGAAGTGGTCAGCTTAAGATTAATGATTGGTAAAAATGGATTGTGCTAGTAAATGAGCAAAATAATACAAGCACACCCTAGGGCAGGAGGGAGTGAGAGAGATACCTTCTCCAGTGCTTTTATTCCTTCAGACAATCTTTGGCTGTTGACAAGTGCTAGGCCCAGCATGTAATGTCCCTGCCAACAAAGTAAATAAGTTATCATCTAAAGAAAAGAGACTAGGAGATGAGTATAAATATGATGTTTTCCTCATCcattaaaaaaaacaactacAGTGAGTGCTTAATGTGAGTGTGTTCCCCTGACTTTAGTTACCCCCACAGTGCCACCGCAACGTCAACAGTGAATTAAAGACCAATGTCAAAATGGTTACACACAGTGAGTTCAGTACTCAGATTGACCGAAGTTAACAGACAAGTAACAAACATATTCTATAGTGTTTGACTTCGCTTCTGTTCCTTCTCTTAACTCCAGAATAGTGGATCCCaagacttagggggtgtttggataccccatactaaagtttagcacccgtcacatcggatgtttggatgctaattagaagtattaaatataggctaattacaaaactaattgcacaaatggagtctaattcacgagacgaatctattaagcctaattagtccatgatttgacaatgggGTGCTACactaaccatttgctaatgatggattaattaggcttaatagattcgtctcgcgaattagcatagggttttgcaattaattttataattagctcatgtttagtccttctaattagcatccgaatatctgatgtgacactgctaaagtttagcacctagtatccaaacacccccttaattacAAACATATCTTACATGCTCTATTGCAAATCAAAGTGTATATGTTTGAAGCATATCTTACTGACTCATAGAGCAAGTCAGGATCATTCTGCTAAAGTCAGAATTCTAGCCCCCATTTTTTGCAACAACTTCAAAAAATAACAAAGGACTTTCTACCTATTGGAAAATCAGACTTATGGAAAATTCAATTCAAGTGGAACGAGGCAAACAGAAACAAGCTCAGCAACTGGATTAATCTAGTACACCCTGTTTGCAAGCGGACCTTCCATCTGAGAGACAACAACAGGTGCCTCAGCTTGTTCATGTGGAATCAAGTCCAGTTTCACGTTGTGCTAAGCCACATAATCCAGCTGGCAAGTACAATCTTCCCAATTCTATTAAAGTAATTTCATTGGCTCTGAAGTAGAGACATTTAGATATCTTTAGGCATAGAGTGTGTCAAGAAGTGGAAGTAAACAGATCCTTTTTAAAAAGCAGCTCATCTCCACAGTACCAAATGAAGC containing:
- the LOC117859736 gene encoding E3 ubiquitin-protein ligase CHIP isoform X1 encodes the protein MAPAPADSGAESQRQADRLKQEGNALFRKERLSAAIDAYTGAITLCPNVAVYWTNRALCYKKRNEWAKVEEDCRTAIQLDSQSVKGHYMLGLALVNSQRLSEGIKALEKSLELGRGAHPASYMVEEIWQELSKAKYIEWEGLSRERAFQLQKLKVECKQALRNYNSLGNPAADEPEEQLNELEEVFKKAAKADTPAEVPDHLCCKITLDTFRDPVITPSGVTYERAVLLDHLQTVGKFDPLTREALEPHQLVPNLAIKEAVHAFLSEHGWAYKIR
- the LOC117859736 gene encoding E3 ubiquitin-protein ligase CHIP isoform X2 yields the protein MLQYIGPTGHFAIRSGSLEWAKVEEDCRTAIQLDSQSVKGHYMLGLALVNSQRLSEGIKALEKSLELGRGAHPASYMVEEIWQELSKAKYIEWEGLSRERAFQLQKLKVECKQALRNYNSLGNPAADEPEEQLNELEEVFKKAAKADTPAEVPDHLCCKITLDTFRDPVITPSGVTYERAVLLDHLQTVGKFDPLTREALEPHQLVPNLAIKEAVHAFLSEHGWAYKIR